A segment of the Posidoniimonas polymericola genome:
GGGGGGTGTCGAGCTGCTCCGCACCGGGCTGCACGACAACGAACCCATTGTCCGCGGCGCGTCGGCCTGGGCCCTGGGGCAATACGCCAGCGACTCAGCCCGCGCCGCCCTGTCAGAGCGGGCAAGCGTGGAAACCGATGCGGGCGTGCAGACAGAGATCGACGCGGCGCTTGCGGCGTGCTGAACCCGAAGCGTTGAAACCGCGTGTTGACGCCCCGCCTCCACGGCAGTCACAATGGTCGCCATGCAGCTCAAACCTCTCCAGATCGGCCCGATCTCGCTCGACTTCCCGGTGGTCCAGGCCGCGCTTAGCGGCTACAGCGACGGACCCATGCGGCAGATCGCCCGCCGGCACGGGGCGCCGTACACGCTGTGCGAGGTGATGCTTGACAAGTTTGTCGCCGAGCTCAAACCCCGCCGCAAGACGCGTCACTTCCTGCACATCGCCGAGGAGGAGCACCCGGTCGGCGGCCAGCTGATGGGCTCCGACCCCGCCATGTTCGGCCCCGCATCGGAGCGGATGGTCGAGGCCGGATTTGACGTCATCGACATCAACTTCGGCTGCCCGGTGAAGAAGGTGCTTGGCCGCTGCCGGGGCGGGTTCCACCTCAGCCAGCCCGAGGTCGCGATCGAGATCATCAAAATCGTCCGGCAGACCGTTCCGGACCACATCCCGGTGACCGTCAAGATGCGCCGCGGCATCGACGACACCTCCGAGAGCCGGGACAACTTCTTCCACATCTTCGACCGTGCGTACGAGCTGGGCGTCGCGGCCACGACGGTGCACGGCCGCACGGTCGAGCAGCGCTACGACGGCCCGTCGCGGTGGGAGTTCCTCCGCGAACTCAAGCAGCACGCCGGCGACCGCGTGGTGCTGGGGAGCGGCGACCTGTTTACCGCCCAGAGCTGCCTGGACATGATCGAGTACACCGGCGTCGACGGGGTGACCGTCGCCCGCGGCGCGATCGGCAATCCGTGGATCTTCCAGCAGACCCGGGCGCTCGCCGCCGGCGAGGCGATGCCGGACCCGCCATCGCTGTTCGAGCAGCGGGATGTCATCGCCGAGCACTACCGCCTGGCCGAAGAACTGTACGGCGCCGAACGCTGTGTGCCCGACATGCGGAAGTTCTGCATCAAGTACTCCAAGCTGCACCCGAACCACGCCGAGGTCCGCGGCGATTTCTGCCGCGTCAATCAGGCGGGCGCCTGGCGCGAGGTGCTCGACAAGTGGTACGCCGAGGACCTGCCCGGCGTGCACCCTGAGATCGACGAGCCTAACCCGCTGTCGCGCGACGCTGCGCTGGCCGCCAGCTGCGGCTGAGTCGCACGCCGTCAGGGTAGCGGACCGCTCTTGGCGTTGAGCCAGTAGCGCTCGGCGTACGCGTCGATCGCCTTGGCGCC
Coding sequences within it:
- a CDS encoding tRNA dihydrouridine synthase — encoded protein: MQLKPLQIGPISLDFPVVQAALSGYSDGPMRQIARRHGAPYTLCEVMLDKFVAELKPRRKTRHFLHIAEEEHPVGGQLMGSDPAMFGPASERMVEAGFDVIDINFGCPVKKVLGRCRGGFHLSQPEVAIEIIKIVRQTVPDHIPVTVKMRRGIDDTSESRDNFFHIFDRAYELGVAATTVHGRTVEQRYDGPSRWEFLRELKQHAGDRVVLGSGDLFTAQSCLDMIEYTGVDGVTVARGAIGNPWIFQQTRALAAGEAMPDPPSLFEQRDVIAEHYRLAEELYGAERCVPDMRKFCIKYSKLHPNHAEVRGDFCRVNQAGAWREVLDKWYAEDLPGVHPEIDEPNPLSRDAALAASCG